The DNA window aagatatctgataaattatatgagatatctgataaactatataagatatcttataaactatataagatatcttataaactatatgatatatcttataaactatataagatatcttataaactatataagatatcttttaaactatataagatatctaagAAAGTTTAGGAGATATCTTGAAGTAAGAATAAATAgcaaaacggcttgccataaaAGATGCTTATGCAGAGAATCCCCTCCGCAGTTCCATTTTTTCTGATTCTTATtagatttcattattttcactATTTGATGTTTCCTTACGATATTAAGATAACAGTATCATATTTTCGTACTATCTTCTTTacaattttccaaaattattaAAGACATTCTTACTCGTCTATTAATTTCAactgatgttttattttttcaaaagatttattCCTGGAAATTCTTTACACTCTTTAtaaagtgaaatatattttgtcacaAACTATCATCCAGTTGTCTTATTTAATGTGGAGAACTTGATGTACTGTAATTgtgtaacatttattttttgaccTCAttcttgatttctttttttttcttgaagacAAAACTGATAGatataacatttctttttttctgcagTTATTCAGTTATTATCTGATAAGGAGTTGAGACAGGTCAGAGTGATCACTCTCGCTTTAAaaggataaaaatgttttttttatatcatttcttTTGAAAAGTGCAATAAGATAAAATACTATCTATGTCTAAATTTAACCGAAAACTCTTTACAGACCACATGAGGTCAAAGAAGGCCGCAACACTTTTCATTCTTTTAGTGAATATCTGCAGACGCTATGTTTTTCTATTCTTACAGAATGGCGGACAGTAAATTATGTGCTGGTTGTCAGCGTAGTGATGAAGACATCACAGCTGTATCTTGGTGTTGTGACTGCAGGGAACTTGTATGTAAGGCGTGTTCCAGAGTTCACGAAAGGATTTCCCCGCCTCACAAGATAATACCAACGCAAGAGATACAACAACTGAGTTCGTCACTTCTTACATTGTCAAAGAACTGCGAAAATCATCCAGATGAAAAGATTGCACTGTACTGTTGTCAACATGACAAGGCAGTCTGCAAGTCATGTGTTCCGGTATCACATCAGAATTGCAAGTCTGtcatttcaattgaaaaagcTGCTAGAGGCGTGAAAGATGGTACCGCTATTTCTGATCTAGAGAGAAGGATTTCGAACCTATGTCAAGTTACAGAGAACAGACGAAGTCAAAGTGAGAAAACACTCGTAGATTTGGACGAAAGTCGTTCCAAAATAAAGACAAGGGTGTCTGAAATCAAACGGAAAGTCATTGCTCATTTAGATACGTTAGAAGCAGAGATACATAAAGATATTGATTCTAAGTATACAAATTGTACTGAGAGGGTGTCCCGAAACAGAAATATCATACAATCCAGCTCAGACTCGCTGTCTACATGGAAAAGTGATCTAAATTCACTGAGGCAACACACATCAGAAGTTCATTTATTCCAGGTGGTAAAATTTCTAGATGCAAAAACGTACCAGAAAGAATTAGAAATCAGAGAAATCCAAACAGCTACTGTTCCGATACTTAAATATCATCCGTCAGAATCTGAGTCGAAAATTAAGAAACTAGTCCCAGACTTGGGTACAATAACGGTAGAAAATGTTCAAGTCCAAATACCTGTACTAGATATTGATCAACAAGGTCAATTTCTAGTGAAAGACAAAAGAAAGTTATCACTGTCACATTCATTCCAGACCACGGAATTAGATAATGAAGTACGTATCTATAGGGGATGCTTTATGGCTGCTGATAGGTTACTCCTCTGTCACAACAGGGGCAAACAACTTTTTGTTTGTACAGTTGATGGATCGAACTCCAACGTGATTGAATTGGATTATTCACCACTAGATATAAGcttatttgacaaaaatcatgctGTAGTAGCTGTTGGTGATGCAGGTATCCAGATCATCGACCTGACATCATTGAAGCCTGGAAGGATAATTGAAGTTGAAGGAAACTGTACGAGAATCACCAGTTTAAAGGACAAGATATGGGTAAAAAATCAATCTCACACTATAACCATTGTGGATATTAATGGTAAAGTTCATAAAGTATTACAAACAACATTTGATCCTTATTATATTTGTGCCAATCAGGATGGTGATGTCTATTGTACTGACtttgataataataaattattcttAGTTTCTTCGGATGGAACAGAACGTGAGATATACATCAGTCCTGGACTGGAAGAAGTTGGTGATGTAACCGTAGATGACTGTGGGGATGTGTATTTAAGAGGATGTTCACCAgacaatatacataaaatatctaATGATGAACAGAAGCATGACATTGTCTTGACAGCAGACGACGGCATTAATGGACCGTTCTGTATATCTtacaacaaagaaacaaaagaacTGTTAGTTCTAAACGAATATGGTAGATCTATCAATATCTATAAAACTTAATGAACACTAAAATGACTGTGAGAATTGGTGATTAGCCGAAAGATAAACAAtaagttttttatatatacacatattgcaacaccttgattttttaaactttgaacaatcagcctctttttttggatagaatatgataaaatatttgtaaaatgattttgaaacatcgttaatgataacatttgcattaaaatgaataaaaaaatgtatgacaaaaatgttttatctaaccataattttgataacaaaatgaagtattttttgtacaaacaaaatgcattttgtaacttttactgtagtcgaactttacaatgtcagacatttcaaaattaatctgaAGATGATTGTTGACATCATAGTTGaccgttatacgccaaagaattagtacttgaTGCAGCCTCCATTTAAACGGATAACCGCCTCTTAAcatcttctgattcctgccaccAGTCGACAAATTTGTTGCTGAGGTAACCGCAACCATTcctgatgaagggcattgtttatttcatgacgtgtttgaactggggtgtcctttGGCGCATTTtacgcccaatagtgtcccatatatgctcgatat is part of the Mytilus trossulus isolate FHL-02 chromosome 13, PNRI_Mtr1.1.1.hap1, whole genome shotgun sequence genome and encodes:
- the LOC134694262 gene encoding uncharacterized protein LOC134694262; amino-acid sequence: MADSKLCAGCQRSDEDITAVSWCCDCRELVCKACSRVHERISPPHKIIPTQEIQQLSSSLLTLSKNCENHPDEKIALYCCQHDKAVCKSCVPVSHQNCKSVISIEKAARGVKDGTAISDLERRISNLCQVTENRRSQSEKTLVDLDESRSKIKTRVSEIKRKVIAHLDTLEAEIHKDIDSKYTNCTERVSRNRNIIQSSSDSLSTWKSDLNSLRQHTSEVHLFQVVKFLDAKTYQKELEIREIQTATVPILKYHPSESESKIKKLVPDLGTITVENVQVQIPVLDIDQQGQFLVKDKRKLSLSHSFQTTELDNEVRIYRGCFMAADRLLLCHNRGKQLFVCTVDGSNSNVIELDYSPLDISLFDKNHAVVAVGDAGIQIIDLTSLKPGRIIEVEGNCTRITSLKDKIWVKNQSHTITIVDINGKVHKVLQTTFDPYYICANQDGDVYCTDFDNNKLFLVSSDGTEREIYISPGLEEVGDVTVDDCGDVYLRGCSPDNIHKISNDEQKHDIVLTADDGINGPFCISYNKETKELLVLNEYGRSINIYKT